Proteins from a genomic interval of Rubinisphaera italica:
- a CDS encoding glutamine amidotransferase, giving the protein MSDWIREQFLIEFPNMWGAPDWAVPAFIAGGLLFLLILYSYRVIKAPLWLKSCCGLLKTFAILLLIATLVEPMRSDLKPTPGVNVFVILADQSQSLQLTDPGQSSSRADTLKATLNREQAWQVRLGQDFEVRRYQFDSQLSGVSDFDEYTAQGEGSSIVSSLNTIADRFRDRPTAGMLLFTDGNATDLAAADLSGTEIDWSQFPSVYPVVLGKEESGKDISVRRVTASQTNFEAAPVTIMAEVSASGIIGESVVIELLDEKSDVLQTEIINDVQNDQTFAVRFQVKPEQRGVLSYQVRAFRDAEQGVFEKPEKSTEATLLNNTRLVMVNRGRGPYKILYVSGRPNWEFKFLNRALAGDDEIIIHALIRIAKREPKFQFREKDSNANRIFTNTDDEKKEQVERYDEPVLLRVGKMNPGELSGGFPKTREELFNYHAVILDDLEAEFFTQDQKSLLQDFVSQRGGGFMMLGGMESFVDGEYHRTPIGEMLPVYLSGVRQSSGYDAYRLELTREGKLEPWIRVRSTEQEERLRLSEMPLLQTLNPVGALKPAASLLTIIRNSKSETAPALVTQRYGKGRTCALMIGDLWRWKLHQNAPDNEDLEKVWRQTARWLVGEVPQRVLVDSTRKLDNPIHPIEISIDVNDENYRPLDNADVKIEITPPDGEVVKLVASPNEAFSGKYTSNYVSRATGIYRAKVMTSNPDGSEISQSETGWISEPATDEFLTLKPNLEFLETIAEKTGGEIIKIDALEKFVRTLPDREIPVVEPEIHSIWHKWSVFLLAVGLLASEWGLRRWKGLA; this is encoded by the coding sequence ATGAGTGACTGGATTCGTGAACAGTTTTTGATTGAATTCCCGAATATGTGGGGGGCTCCTGATTGGGCTGTCCCAGCTTTTATTGCAGGCGGTTTGCTGTTTCTGCTGATTTTGTATTCTTACCGGGTCATCAAGGCTCCGTTGTGGCTCAAGTCTTGCTGCGGCCTCCTGAAAACCTTTGCGATTCTTCTGCTTATTGCCACTCTCGTCGAGCCGATGAGGAGTGATTTGAAACCGACGCCGGGAGTAAACGTCTTCGTCATTCTCGCGGATCAGTCTCAAAGTTTACAACTGACCGATCCGGGGCAATCTTCAAGTCGAGCCGATACTCTTAAAGCCACATTAAATCGTGAGCAAGCCTGGCAGGTTCGTCTGGGGCAGGATTTCGAAGTTCGTCGATATCAGTTTGATTCTCAACTTTCTGGGGTGAGCGACTTCGACGAATACACAGCTCAGGGCGAAGGTTCATCAATAGTGTCTTCACTGAATACGATTGCAGACCGGTTTCGCGATCGTCCGACTGCCGGGATGCTCCTGTTTACTGATGGCAACGCGACCGATCTCGCTGCAGCTGATCTCTCTGGGACAGAAATAGACTGGAGCCAGTTTCCTTCTGTTTATCCCGTAGTCCTGGGTAAGGAGGAATCGGGGAAGGATATCAGTGTGCGACGTGTCACCGCCAGTCAGACAAACTTTGAAGCCGCCCCTGTCACGATAATGGCTGAAGTCAGTGCTTCAGGGATCATTGGCGAGTCAGTCGTTATTGAATTACTCGATGAAAAGTCCGATGTTCTGCAAACTGAGATCATCAACGATGTCCAGAATGATCAGACATTTGCGGTTCGATTTCAAGTGAAACCGGAACAAAGGGGTGTGTTATCTTATCAGGTTCGTGCATTCAGAGATGCCGAACAGGGAGTCTTCGAAAAGCCGGAAAAGAGTACCGAAGCGACGCTACTCAACAACACGCGATTAGTGATGGTTAATCGAGGTCGAGGGCCCTATAAAATCCTCTATGTATCAGGTCGCCCGAATTGGGAATTCAAATTCTTGAATCGTGCCCTGGCTGGCGATGATGAAATTATCATTCATGCACTGATTCGCATCGCAAAACGGGAACCGAAATTTCAGTTTCGAGAAAAAGACTCGAATGCAAATCGGATTTTCACAAACACCGATGACGAAAAAAAAGAACAGGTCGAACGTTACGATGAACCTGTATTATTGCGGGTCGGGAAAATGAATCCGGGAGAGCTCTCGGGTGGTTTTCCGAAAACACGAGAGGAATTGTTTAACTACCACGCGGTCATCCTTGACGATCTTGAAGCGGAGTTTTTTACTCAGGATCAGAAATCACTGTTGCAAGACTTCGTGAGTCAACGCGGCGGCGGGTTCATGATGCTGGGCGGGATGGAATCATTTGTCGATGGCGAATATCATCGTACCCCTATTGGTGAAATGCTGCCAGTCTACTTAAGTGGAGTGAGGCAGTCATCTGGATATGATGCATACAGACTCGAGTTGACTCGTGAGGGAAAACTCGAACCCTGGATTCGCGTCCGTTCGACTGAACAGGAAGAGCGTCTTCGTCTTTCTGAAATGCCATTGCTGCAAACACTCAATCCGGTTGGTGCTCTCAAGCCCGCTGCCAGCTTACTGACGATCATTCGCAATTCAAAAAGCGAAACTGCTCCGGCACTCGTGACGCAACGTTACGGGAAGGGGCGCACATGTGCGTTAATGATTGGGGATTTATGGCGTTGGAAACTGCACCAAAATGCACCAGACAATGAAGACCTTGAAAAAGTCTGGCGACAAACGGCTCGTTGGTTGGTTGGTGAAGTTCCTCAGCGCGTTCTGGTGGATTCCACTCGAAAACTGGATAATCCCATTCATCCGATCGAAATTTCAATCGATGTGAATGACGAAAACTACAGGCCGCTCGATAATGCTGACGTCAAAATTGAAATCACTCCACCTGATGGAGAAGTGGTCAAATTGGTTGCTTCTCCCAATGAAGCATTTTCAGGGAAATATACTTCAAATTATGTTTCACGGGCTACTGGGATTTATCGTGCAAAAGTTATGACCTCGAATCCAGATGGAAGTGAAATCAGTCAATCGGAAACTGGCTGGATTTCAGAACCGGCTACCGATGAATTTCTTACACTGAAACCGAATCTTGAATTTCTGGAAACGATCGCTGAGAAAACTGGTGGAGAGATCATAAAAATAGACGCACTCGAAAAATTTGTGAGAACTCTGCCCGATCGAGAAATCCCCGTTGTCGAACCGGAAATACATTCAATCTGGCATAAGTGGAGTGTCTTTCTACTGGCAGTTGGACTGCTCGCTTCGGAATGGGGTCTACGACGATGGAAGGGGTTGGCGTGA
- a CDS encoding PIG-L deacetylase family protein, whose protein sequence is MRSISVYTLLLMGLMFVIDHVQAAETPKLRIICFGAHPDDAEYKSGGTAALWAEQGHHVKLVSVTNGDIGHWKMAGGELAQRRTAESAEVAKRLGVTSQVLDIHDGELLPTLENRRTITRLIREWDADIVIAHRPWDYHPDHRYVGVLVQDAAFMVTVPFFCPDTPPLKKNPVFLYSSDNFKKPYPFDADIAVGLDDVFEKKVNALLALESQTFEGGALGSAEKTAKSPPASQPELRKAWLRERWERRQGGEADRFRAALVQWYGPEKGKQIRYAEAFEICEYGRQPTAAEIRVLFPFFTEPEKTGESR, encoded by the coding sequence ATGCGATCCATTTCTGTTTACACGCTCCTTTTAATGGGACTGATGTTTGTTATCGATCATGTCCAGGCTGCTGAGACTCCGAAGTTACGAATTATCTGCTTTGGTGCCCATCCCGATGACGCCGAATACAAAAGTGGAGGAACTGCCGCCCTCTGGGCTGAACAGGGGCATCATGTCAAACTGGTTTCAGTGACGAACGGGGATATTGGACATTGGAAAATGGCGGGAGGTGAACTCGCGCAGCGAAGGACGGCGGAATCGGCTGAAGTTGCAAAGCGACTGGGAGTCACTTCACAGGTTCTCGATATCCATGACGGTGAACTCCTGCCGACTCTCGAAAACCGGCGAACAATCACGCGGCTGATTCGTGAATGGGACGCAGATATTGTGATTGCTCATCGTCCATGGGATTATCATCCCGATCACCGCTATGTCGGTGTTCTCGTACAGGATGCCGCATTTATGGTCACCGTCCCCTTCTTCTGTCCGGATACTCCCCCTCTGAAGAAAAATCCAGTCTTTTTGTATTCGAGCGACAACTTCAAAAAGCCTTATCCATTCGATGCGGATATTGCAGTCGGGCTGGATGATGTCTTTGAAAAGAAAGTGAATGCTCTACTCGCACTCGAATCCCAGACATTTGAGGGGGGAGCGTTGGGAAGTGCGGAAAAAACAGCGAAAAGTCCACCGGCTTCTCAACCTGAGTTGAGGAAGGCATGGCTACGGGAACGCTGGGAACGTCGCCAGGGAGGCGAAGCGGATCGATTCCGGGCGGCACTCGTTCAGTGGTATGGGCCAGAAAAAGGGAAGCAGATCCGTTACGCCGAAGCGTTTGAAATCTGCGAATATGGCAGGCAACCAACGGCTGCCGAGATTCGAGTACTGTTTCCATTTTTTACGGAACCAGAAAAAACCGGGGAGAGCCGGTAA
- a CDS encoding Gfo/Idh/MocA family protein, with protein sequence MAFQIVPRHVLGGKGFVPPSEKINIAMIGCGGRARGNLKGVMQHADAQVIAVADPAQETDTKSLRIYRTVNGRMPFKSEIEGFYAAKTPSHGCAEYEDYRVMLDREEGIDAVMISTPDHQHAHNAVHAMRLGKHCYCEKPLTHNIREARLVSKVAKEMQVATQMGNQGHSRDTMAQTIELIRSGAVGDVTEVHSWVPAKRWNPELMAPPTQAESVPKGLNWDLWIGPRPLRPFHSAYHPVHWRDFWEFGCGALGDFACHDMDSPTWALNLYAPATVEAHCVGQTHPDLAPQGTICYFHFPKSGDQQELKITWYDGGVMPELPEGVDPVRSRYSRGVMFVGTKGHLLCEGAGGTPRLIQNGELIEKPELPPATIPRVQDHYRDWLDACKGGRPALSNFEYGSRLTEITLLGVLAVRTGGKLNWNHDKMQVTNNPETEVIINGTYRKGWEVS encoded by the coding sequence ATGGCGTTTCAAATTGTCCCTCGTCATGTTCTGGGAGGGAAAGGGTTCGTCCCTCCGAGTGAGAAAATCAATATTGCGATGATTGGCTGTGGCGGACGGGCCAGAGGGAACCTTAAAGGCGTAATGCAACATGCTGACGCACAGGTGATCGCGGTGGCGGATCCCGCTCAGGAAACTGATACCAAAAGCTTGCGGATTTATCGGACAGTGAATGGTCGCATGCCTTTCAAATCGGAAATTGAAGGTTTTTATGCGGCGAAAACACCCAGCCACGGCTGTGCAGAATACGAAGATTATCGTGTCATGCTCGATCGCGAAGAGGGCATCGATGCCGTGATGATTTCTACGCCCGATCATCAACATGCTCACAATGCAGTCCATGCGATGCGATTGGGGAAACATTGTTACTGTGAAAAGCCGTTAACCCATAACATCCGTGAAGCTCGTCTCGTTTCCAAAGTTGCTAAGGAAATGCAGGTTGCAACACAGATGGGGAATCAGGGACACTCACGCGACACGATGGCTCAAACGATTGAGTTGATTCGCAGTGGAGCAGTTGGTGATGTGACTGAAGTGCATTCCTGGGTTCCCGCCAAGCGTTGGAATCCTGAACTGATGGCTCCTCCAACTCAAGCAGAGTCGGTGCCGAAGGGACTCAACTGGGATTTATGGATTGGACCTCGTCCGCTGCGTCCATTTCATTCGGCTTATCATCCGGTCCACTGGCGCGACTTCTGGGAGTTCGGCTGCGGAGCACTCGGTGATTTCGCCTGCCACGATATGGACTCTCCCACATGGGCACTCAACCTGTATGCTCCTGCAACTGTCGAAGCTCATTGTGTCGGCCAGACTCACCCGGATCTGGCTCCACAGGGAACGATCTGCTACTTCCACTTCCCAAAATCAGGAGATCAACAAGAGTTGAAAATTACCTGGTACGACGGCGGTGTGATGCCGGAACTTCCTGAGGGAGTGGATCCTGTACGCAGTCGTTACAGTCGTGGCGTGATGTTTGTCGGCACAAAGGGACATTTGCTTTGTGAAGGTGCAGGTGGGACACCACGGTTGATACAAAATGGAGAACTGATTGAAAAGCCGGAGTTGCCACCTGCCACAATTCCTCGTGTGCAGGACCATTATCGCGACTGGCTGGATGCCTGCAAAGGAGGACGACCTGCTCTCAGCAATTTTGAATACGGCTCCCGTTTGACCGAAATTACATTGTTAGGGGTGTTGGCTGTTCGCACTGGCGGAAAACTAAATTGGAATCACGACAAGATGCAGGTGACAAACAATCCAGAAACGGAAGTGATCATTAATGGCACCTACCGTAAGGGTTGGGAAGTCAGTTAA
- a CDS encoding phytanoyl-CoA dioxygenase family protein, protein MTTGQDLGLQHRLLTKLFTQPKTVEEWSQHQLSPDQINQFQVQGFLHGIQLLNSTQVEALRSELAEMVIPDHSGREYFYEYHSNEADDTNATLFHALGAWRVRPGFHDLLWNPAFLVPAYQLLGSGFRMFHDQLFSKPARHGGVVAWHQDYSYWTWTKPMAHLTCWIGLDDVDTQNGCLYYIPGSHRWGLVEKTKLAGDMDAVRDALTPEQQLDFDNKVPICMSAGQASFHHPVLMHGSYENRSERSRRATVINVMADGVVSNVDDTNRPGAGTYPEFPTGKPMGDPFYPLLVDPSDEWSDFWSSLPTIR, encoded by the coding sequence ATGACAACTGGACAGGATCTCGGCTTACAACACCGGCTTCTGACGAAACTGTTTACTCAACCAAAGACCGTTGAGGAATGGAGTCAACATCAATTGAGTCCTGATCAGATTAATCAATTTCAGGTACAAGGATTTCTGCACGGTATCCAACTGCTCAACTCTACTCAAGTGGAAGCACTTCGATCAGAGTTGGCAGAGATGGTAATTCCGGATCATAGTGGTCGAGAATATTTCTACGAGTATCATTCCAATGAAGCCGACGACACGAATGCAACGCTGTTTCACGCTCTTGGAGCATGGCGGGTGCGACCCGGTTTCCATGACCTGCTTTGGAATCCTGCCTTTCTTGTTCCCGCATACCAATTGCTGGGAAGCGGGTTTCGAATGTTCCACGATCAGCTATTCAGCAAACCAGCCCGACATGGGGGAGTAGTCGCGTGGCATCAGGATTACTCTTACTGGACATGGACTAAACCGATGGCTCATTTGACCTGCTGGATCGGGTTGGATGATGTCGACACGCAAAACGGTTGCTTGTATTACATTCCCGGATCACATCGTTGGGGGCTGGTTGAAAAGACGAAACTGGCAGGTGACATGGATGCTGTTCGAGACGCTCTCACGCCTGAGCAACAGCTTGATTTCGACAATAAAGTACCGATCTGCATGTCAGCTGGCCAGGCCAGTTTTCATCACCCGGTTCTCATGCATGGCTCTTACGAAAATCGGTCCGAGCGTTCTCGTCGGGCGACGGTTATTAATGTGATGGCTGATGGTGTTGTTTCAAATGTTGATGATACGAATCGTCCCGGAGCCGGAACATATCCTGAATTCCCAACCGGTAAGCCGATGGGCGATCCATTTTATCCGCTCCTGGTCGACCCTTCTGACGAATGGTCCGACTTCTGGTCGAGCCTGCCAACAATCCGTTGA
- a CDS encoding AAA family ATPase: MSLSGESSVPHQESPDMTPIWDFIDRIRQRIATVVVGQDVVVERLLISLFTGGHTLLQGVPGLAKTLLVSALAKSIHLEFSRIQFTVDLLPSDIVGSEILDQKSNDFRVHKGPIFTNLLLADEINRAAPKVQSALLEAMQEHKVTIGNETFKLPAPFLVIATQNPVEQAGTFELPEAQLDRFMLCHRLQYPTPAEEREVLIRNARLGIRREGEGAVARTEFDVLEQEAVGSAEDLIAAMNAVQQVYVSETFTDHVIDIVHRTRLDSRLDFGCSPRAGIALIKAARARAIIHRRHYVIPEDLYALAEDIILHRIRLNYEALADGQTGPQILQQIMTEAGGNPITNGKPAMA, encoded by the coding sequence ATGTCTCTTTCCGGTGAATCCTCTGTGCCACATCAGGAAAGTCCAGACATGACACCCATCTGGGATTTTATCGATCGAATTCGACAACGAATCGCTACGGTGGTGGTTGGTCAGGATGTGGTTGTCGAACGTTTGCTCATTTCTTTATTCACGGGTGGACACACACTGCTACAGGGCGTTCCCGGTCTGGCAAAAACGTTGCTCGTTTCTGCACTCGCGAAAAGTATTCATCTGGAGTTCAGTCGAATTCAATTTACGGTCGATTTGCTGCCGTCGGATATTGTCGGCTCGGAAATTCTGGATCAGAAATCGAACGACTTTCGCGTGCATAAGGGGCCAATCTTCACGAACCTGCTGCTTGCAGATGAAATCAATCGAGCCGCTCCGAAAGTTCAAAGTGCATTGCTCGAAGCGATGCAGGAACACAAAGTGACGATCGGAAACGAAACCTTCAAACTGCCGGCTCCTTTTCTCGTCATCGCGACTCAGAATCCCGTCGAACAGGCTGGAACATTCGAATTGCCTGAGGCTCAACTTGACCGCTTCATGCTCTGCCATCGCCTTCAATATCCGACACCAGCCGAGGAACGCGAAGTCTTAATACGAAATGCCCGGCTCGGTATTCGACGTGAAGGCGAAGGAGCGGTAGCCCGGACGGAGTTTGATGTGCTCGAGCAGGAAGCGGTCGGTTCGGCTGAAGATTTGATTGCGGCCATGAATGCCGTGCAACAGGTTTATGTCAGTGAGACATTCACGGATCATGTGATTGATATTGTCCACCGAACAAGACTCGATTCCCGTCTCGATTTCGGATGTAGCCCCCGAGCAGGCATTGCACTCATCAAAGCCGCACGAGCCCGCGCGATTATTCACCGTCGACATTACGTCATTCCAGAAGACCTGTATGCACTTGCAGAAGACATCATTCTGCATCGAATTCGACTCAACTACGAAGCACTGGCAGATGGGCAAACCGGTCCACAAATTCTCCAGCAAATTATGACAGAAGCGGGGGGAAATCCTATCACAAATGGAAAGCCTGCAATGGCTTAA
- a CDS encoding DUF58 domain-containing protein: protein MEPLDSRKFLVAVRRLADSLNYGTDRSLFLGSGLEFVQSRPYLPGDPIKSIDWRVTARTGKIFVKEYEAPKRLPVYLVMDTSASMAISSYRHSKYELGVQIAGGLALACLDRISPVGIIGVGSRPLHFQPSLAKDQILQWLHKLRKYRDDEPTQMAERLTQLGPSLPHRVLMIIISDMHEPGALPIVKRLSQRHDCCVLQMRDPAERTLRGTGFYRAREAESGQTIVGHGRKIWSNHEKLKDDLRRSGIDHLVVDTDQPIALRLRQFFAARGLIGRGAR, encoded by the coding sequence GTGGAGCCGCTCGATTCCCGAAAATTTCTGGTCGCAGTTCGCAGACTTGCTGACAGCTTGAATTACGGAACGGATCGCTCTCTGTTTCTAGGTTCTGGGCTGGAGTTTGTGCAGTCGCGGCCTTATCTCCCTGGCGATCCCATCAAGTCGATCGACTGGCGAGTGACAGCTCGAACGGGGAAAATTTTCGTTAAGGAATATGAGGCTCCCAAACGTCTGCCCGTCTATCTGGTGATGGATACTTCCGCTTCGATGGCGATCAGCAGTTATCGTCATAGTAAGTATGAACTCGGTGTGCAGATTGCAGGCGGATTGGCTTTGGCATGTCTGGATCGAATCAGTCCGGTGGGAATCATCGGAGTTGGTTCGAGACCTCTGCATTTTCAACCTTCGCTGGCGAAAGACCAGATTCTGCAATGGCTGCATAAGTTGCGAAAATACCGCGACGATGAACCGACACAAATGGCCGAGCGACTCACACAACTTGGCCCCAGTTTGCCTCATCGGGTGCTGATGATCATCATCAGTGATATGCACGAACCGGGCGCATTACCGATTGTCAAACGTCTTTCACAACGCCACGATTGTTGCGTGCTGCAAATGCGCGATCCTGCAGAGCGAACTTTACGAGGAACCGGTTTTTATCGAGCTCGTGAAGCGGAAAGCGGGCAGACAATTGTTGGACATGGCCGCAAAATCTGGAGTAATCATGAAAAACTGAAAGACGATCTGCGACGAAGTGGGATTGACCATCTAGTTGTTGACACGGATCAGCCGATCGCATTGCGACTCCGGCAATTCTTCGCCGCTCGCGGCTTGATCGGACGAGGAGCCCGCTAA
- a CDS encoding vWA domain-containing protein codes for MIVGFTHPELLALLVIPIGLLTWTWKRSGREIAIPSDYGNHGSGLGWRRTINLFESLPAAILMIVIFLLAGPQEQGSPRSKRALTNIEFCVDISGSMTAPFEEGTRYEASMKAINDFVKHREGDAFGLTFFSDATLQWVPLTTDTSAFQYALPFMDPRKRLPPGLGGGTQIGKALEACRRTLLEREEGDRMIILISDGASADLFGNRASEIATALKEDNIVLYDVHVAGGEVPDEIVKIAYETNGEVFQPGDKDALSDVFARVDKMQQTKLVKISAETHDQFQPAAITGLCFLALSMIGLSGLRYTPW; via the coding sequence ATGATTGTCGGATTCACTCATCCCGAACTATTGGCGCTGCTCGTTATTCCGATCGGTTTACTGACCTGGACCTGGAAACGATCCGGTCGTGAGATCGCAATTCCCAGCGACTACGGGAATCATGGCTCCGGCCTGGGATGGCGACGGACGATCAATTTGTTTGAATCGCTACCGGCTGCAATTCTGATGATTGTGATCTTCCTGTTGGCCGGCCCTCAAGAGCAAGGAAGTCCCCGGTCAAAACGGGCATTGACCAACATCGAGTTTTGCGTGGATATCTCTGGCAGCATGACTGCTCCGTTCGAGGAAGGGACACGCTATGAAGCGTCGATGAAAGCAATTAATGATTTTGTCAAACATCGTGAAGGAGACGCGTTTGGTCTGACATTTTTCAGCGATGCAACATTGCAATGGGTGCCGTTAACGACTGACACATCTGCATTCCAATACGCATTGCCATTCATGGACCCGCGCAAACGACTGCCTCCTGGACTTGGTGGGGGTACACAAATCGGCAAGGCTCTGGAAGCCTGTCGCCGAACGTTGTTGGAACGAGAGGAAGGGGACCGCATGATTATCCTCATTTCAGACGGTGCCAGTGCCGACTTGTTCGGTAATCGAGCCAGCGAAATAGCGACTGCACTCAAGGAGGATAACATCGTCCTTTACGACGTGCATGTAGCAGGAGGGGAAGTCCCTGATGAGATTGTCAAAATTGCTTACGAAACCAATGGCGAAGTTTTTCAGCCGGGAGATAAGGACGCTTTATCTGATGTCTTTGCTCGGGTCGACAAGATGCAGCAAACGAAACTGGTCAAGATCTCTGCCGAGACACACGATCAATTTCAGCCTGCGGCAATCACCGGTTTATGTTTTCTGGCACTCTCAATGATCGGACTTTCCGGACTGAGGTACACGCCATGGTAA
- a CDS encoding VWA domain-containing protein, producing the protein MVIEVITAIVCLLALIAEFWHLRRCQRLAPLAFGYDQQPGHWVKIAPVIRVVSIGFLTWGLSTLLVEKPRAFRPEGEVQPGKEQHLLIVLDVSPSMRLEDAGPTQTQSRKSRARDVMRSLFERIPAEEFLVSVIAVYNGAKPVVVDSKDLDVVDGVLGDLPLYHAFESGQTRLLDGVKEAAVLAKPWNPGSATLLLVTDGDTVPPQGLQPMPVSVGNVIVVGVGDPAQGSFIDGRQSKQDVFTLRQIATRLRGIYHDGNRHHLPSDLVSEISHRGTQNLKEPWTKRDYALLLIGAGGFAFAFLPLFLEYFGRNYYPGVRMNNRENERKSLRGSQTVSKINSAV; encoded by the coding sequence ATGGTAATTGAAGTTATCACTGCTATAGTCTGCCTGCTGGCGCTCATCGCCGAGTTCTGGCATTTGCGTCGCTGCCAGCGCCTCGCTCCACTCGCCTTTGGATATGATCAACAGCCGGGCCACTGGGTTAAAATTGCCCCTGTCATACGAGTCGTCTCAATCGGATTCCTGACTTGGGGATTGTCGACTTTGCTGGTTGAAAAACCGCGGGCTTTTCGACCTGAGGGAGAAGTTCAGCCGGGAAAAGAACAACACCTTTTAATTGTGTTGGATGTTTCGCCGAGTATGAGACTCGAAGATGCCGGCCCCACTCAGACACAATCCCGCAAATCACGAGCCCGAGATGTGATGCGTTCGTTATTTGAACGCATCCCGGCTGAGGAATTCCTGGTTTCGGTCATCGCGGTATATAACGGAGCCAAGCCTGTCGTTGTCGATTCGAAAGATCTTGATGTTGTCGATGGCGTACTGGGAGATTTACCCCTCTATCATGCGTTTGAATCGGGTCAGACAAGACTGCTCGATGGTGTTAAAGAAGCTGCAGTTTTAGCGAAACCCTGGAATCCCGGCAGTGCGACTCTGCTATTGGTCACAGATGGCGATACGGTTCCCCCGCAGGGATTGCAGCCTATGCCCGTTTCCGTTGGTAATGTCATTGTGGTGGGAGTGGGTGATCCCGCACAGGGCTCTTTTATCGACGGACGTCAGTCCAAACAGGATGTTTTCACGTTAAGACAAATCGCGACCAGACTGCGTGGGATCTATCACGATGGCAATCGACACCATCTGCCTTCCGATCTCGTCTCAGAGATCAGCCATCGTGGTACACAAAATCTTAAAGAGCCATGGACGAAGCGAGACTATGCTCTGTTATTGATTGGTGCAGGAGGATTCGCTTTCGCATTTCTACCATTATTCCTGGAATATTTTGGACGAAACTACTATCCGGGCGTTAGAATGAACAATCGAGAAAATGAGCGAAAATCGCTCCGAGGCTCTCAAACAGTTTCGAAAATCAACTCTGCTGTTTAA
- a CDS encoding SGNH/GDSL hydrolase family protein: MEQLLAAEGDLPPCQVINSSLSGEYIRRLLDSGRYDRDAAKLPGLDFIFIRYGLNDRARREEFSENFTKDFHEFLARLKEDHPNALLVPMTVIPFANEEASKEINDLVRQVAKKENLEVFDIYPRYADELKKGFNMLNYRRYPLEQIAKQYHELVKPFVKGPSVEIMSNELAPILGHLEGWYADRHPNLAGYNVIADETAKYLSKRLREIKDE, translated from the coding sequence TTGGAGCAATTACTGGCCGCTGAAGGAGACCTTCCTCCATGCCAGGTTATCAATTCCAGTTTGAGCGGAGAATACATTCGTCGACTTCTCGACTCAGGACGATACGATCGCGATGCGGCCAAATTGCCAGGACTGGATTTCATTTTCATTCGCTACGGTCTAAACGACCGAGCGAGGCGAGAAGAGTTTTCCGAAAACTTCACCAAAGATTTTCACGAATTTCTTGCTCGCCTGAAAGAAGACCATCCGAACGCATTGCTTGTTCCGATGACTGTCATTCCCTTCGCTAATGAAGAAGCCAGCAAAGAGATCAACGATCTGGTTCGCCAAGTGGCCAAGAAAGAAAACTTAGAGGTCTTTGACATCTATCCACGCTACGCTGACGAATTGAAGAAGGGATTCAATATGCTCAATTATCGTCGGTATCCGCTCGAACAAATCGCCAAGCAGTATCACGAATTAGTCAAACCTTTTGTGAAGGGGCCAAGTGTGGAAATCATGAGTAATGAACTCGCCCCCATCCTCGGCCATCTGGAAGGTTGGTATGCAGATCGGCATCCCAACTTGGCCGGCTACAACGTGATTGCCGATGAAACCGCGAAGTATCTGTCAAAACGACTGCGTGAAATCAAGGACGAATAA
- a CDS encoding efflux RND transporter permease subunit: MEEGLLQRPVIAPILSPNAGLRVYERLGEFQFRRKRFVVQRTTLDLAVLESGADEGSEIVIGGIAGAFLCGGVISLGSLIGFVTVLGVAARNGIMMIDHYRHLEHNEGVPFGTDIILRGASERLAPILMTALTLVPIILGGNIPGHEIEFPVAFIILGGLTTSTLLNLLVVPTFYYWLMKPRSI; the protein is encoded by the coding sequence ATGGAGGAAGGTCTCCTTCAGCGGCCAGTAATTGCTCCAATACTTTCTCCAAATGCGGGCCTTCGGGTTTATGAACGACTGGGAGAATTTCAATTCCGTCGTAAGAGATTTGTCGTTCAAAGAACAACTTTAGATCTGGCGGTTTTAGAAAGTGGTGCAGATGAAGGCAGCGAAATTGTGATTGGTGGAATTGCAGGAGCCTTTCTGTGCGGAGGAGTGATTTCGTTGGGATCATTGATTGGCTTCGTCACCGTCCTGGGAGTCGCGGCTCGGAATGGCATCATGATGATCGACCACTATCGACATCTCGAACATAACGAAGGTGTTCCGTTCGGAACCGATATAATCCTCCGGGGAGCCTCAGAGCGACTTGCCCCGATTCTCATGACAGCCCTGACGCTGGTGCCAATCATTCTTGGAGGCAATATTCCGGGCCACGAAATCGAATTCCCTGTGGCCTTCATTATTCTGGGAGGACTGACCACGTCCACACTCCTGAATCTGCTTGTGGTTCCTACCTTCTACTATTGGTTGATGAAACCCAGGAGTATATGA